A genomic segment from Candidatus Liberimonas magnetica encodes:
- a CDS encoding glycosyltransferase, with protein MMAGCHILKEPSALAGGIPKMIVEVLLELIYLLCVAVIWLMLLYQGVLTFAGYLYSRKRIKAMHIKHADMPMVTILIPARNEEKVIAETVRCLCGLKYPADKFEIIVINDASTDKTAEILFSIKDKRLKVLNVPAENSGKGKASVLNFGVTKASGDIIAVYDADNRPEASALSLLVHELLVNSGFVAAIGKFRTINKNKTFLTRFINIESQSFQWILQAGRSFLFDIAILPGTNFVIWKKTLMELGGWDAAALTEDAELSERIYKSGGKIKFVPHAITWEQEPEKVKVWLKQRERWVRGNNYVLKKVLFDFLDFKDKAIGLEFLIFTSMYYIFFFAMVLSDIFFVLGLLNIIAIKIEGPFLEVWIVAYMLFVSEIVLTLSREPNEDSAKNIFYVILMYFTYCQLWIIVVFSAFIKDFIKKEKMLWYKTERTIS; from the coding sequence ATGATGGCGGGATGTCACATATTAAAGGAGCCTTCGGCTCTTGCCGGAGGGATTCCAAAAATGATAGTTGAGGTTTTGCTGGAGCTCATTTACCTGCTTTGCGTGGCTGTAATATGGCTGATGCTCCTTTATCAGGGGGTTCTTACTTTTGCGGGTTATCTTTATTCCAGGAAAAGGATCAAGGCGATGCATATCAAACATGCTGACATGCCTATGGTCACTATCCTTATCCCTGCAAGAAATGAAGAAAAAGTGATAGCCGAAACAGTGCGCTGCCTGTGCGGCCTCAAATACCCTGCAGATAAATTTGAAATAATCGTAATCAACGATGCTTCGACTGATAAAACAGCAGAGATCCTGTTTTCAATAAAAGATAAGAGATTAAAAGTGCTGAATGTTCCTGCAGAAAACAGCGGAAAAGGAAAAGCAAGCGTGCTTAATTTCGGGGTCACCAAAGCTTCGGGTGATATAATCGCTGTGTATGATGCGGATAACCGCCCGGAGGCAAGTGCGCTTTCTCTTTTGGTGCACGAACTTCTTGTAAATTCGGGTTTTGTAGCAGCTATTGGAAAGTTTCGTACTATAAATAAAAATAAAACATTCCTTACACGTTTTATTAATATCGAATCCCAGTCTTTCCAGTGGATACTTCAGGCAGGCAGGTCATTCCTTTTTGATATAGCGATCCTGCCGGGCACAAATTTTGTAATATGGAAAAAAACGCTTATGGAACTGGGAGGATGGGACGCAGCGGCCTTGACGGAAGATGCGGAACTTTCGGAAAGGATATATAAATCAGGCGGAAAGATAAAGTTTGTACCGCATGCCATCACCTGGGAACAGGAGCCGGAAAAGGTAAAAGTGTGGCTGAAACAAAGGGAAAGATGGGTAAGAGGCAATAACTATGTCCTTAAAAAAGTCTTATTTGATTTTCTTGACTTTAAAGACAAAGCCATAGGCCTTGAGTTTTTGATATTTACATCGATGTACTATATCTTCTTCTTTGCGATGGTATTATCCGATATATTCTTTGTTTTGGGGCTCTTAAATATAATAGCAATAAAGATAGAAGGGCCGTTTCTTGAGGTCTGGATAGTGGCGTATATGCTGTTTGTAAGCGAAATAGTCCTGACACTTTCAAGGGAACCGAACGAAGACAGCGCTAAAAACATATTTTACGTGATACTAATGTATTTTACTTACTGCCAGTTATGGATAATAGTGGTCTTTTCCGCATTCATAAAAGATTTTATCAAAAAGGAAAAGATGCTCTGGTATAAAACAGAACGCACAATCTCCTAA